A DNA window from Fodinibius sp. Rm-B-1B1-1 contains the following coding sequences:
- a CDS encoding M1 family metallopeptidase → MKLQHLLLPLLFLGISFSAQAQDENYWQQKVEYEMDIDVDVENHQFTGTQKLTYHNNSPDTLHRVFYHLYFNAFQPNSMMDVRSRTIEDPDSRVRDRIQKLPDDEIGYHHINSLAQDGDAVQYTVDGTIMEVTLNDPIAPGETAVFDMEFESQVPRQIRRSGWMNKEGVEFSMSQWYPKLSEYDEDGWHPNPYIGREFHGVWGSFDVKIAIDSSYVMGSTGYLQNPEEIGHGYADDYDRPDSEKLTWHWKADNVHDFMWGADPDFTHTKAELSNGTKLHFFYQQDTVAVNADRYSQEQLRQNWERLPEYAVQAFEYMNEHFGKYPYDKYSFIQGGDGGMEYPMGTLITGNRSFGSLVGVSVHELIHAWYQGVLANNESRYPWFDEGFTTYASSIVMDQLFNGGQGKNLHERSYQSYYSIIEDGKQEALDTHADHFHTNRAYGTASYSTGAIFLNQLRYIIGGETFDQGMKTFFNEWKFKHPDGRDFLRVMEEESDMVLDWYYQYFIESTKHIDYGINSVLGVEGSTYVTLKREDLMPMPIDLMVTYQDGSKEQFYIPMRIMQNEKPNENPDTPRTIKRDWPWVNPTYTVEIERSPSEIQKIEIDPTKRMADINRDNNVIEMDEYLNPIQN, encoded by the coding sequence ATGAAATTACAACATCTACTTTTACCGCTACTTTTTTTGGGGATTTCATTTTCTGCCCAAGCCCAGGACGAAAATTACTGGCAGCAAAAGGTGGAATATGAGATGGATATTGATGTGGATGTCGAAAACCATCAGTTTACCGGTACCCAAAAGTTGACGTATCACAACAATTCTCCCGATACGCTGCACCGGGTATTCTACCACCTGTATTTTAATGCCTTTCAACCGAATAGCATGATGGATGTCCGTTCGCGAACTATCGAAGATCCCGACAGCCGGGTGCGTGATCGCATTCAAAAGTTGCCGGACGATGAAATTGGCTACCATCATATTAACAGCCTTGCACAAGATGGTGATGCTGTGCAGTATACGGTAGATGGCACGATCATGGAGGTTACCCTTAACGATCCTATAGCACCCGGTGAAACTGCTGTTTTTGACATGGAGTTTGAGAGTCAGGTTCCACGACAAATTCGACGCAGTGGCTGGATGAATAAAGAAGGTGTTGAGTTTTCGATGAGTCAATGGTATCCCAAACTTTCGGAGTATGATGAGGATGGATGGCATCCCAATCCATATATCGGGCGTGAATTTCACGGTGTGTGGGGCAGCTTTGATGTAAAAATTGCTATCGACAGCTCGTACGTGATGGGATCAACCGGATATCTGCAAAATCCCGAGGAAATTGGACACGGTTATGCTGATGACTACGACCGTCCCGATTCCGAAAAACTAACGTGGCACTGGAAAGCGGATAACGTACACGACTTTATGTGGGGTGCTGATCCGGATTTTACGCATACCAAAGCTGAACTTTCCAATGGAACTAAGCTCCATTTCTTCTACCAACAAGATACGGTAGCTGTTAATGCTGACCGATACTCACAAGAGCAGCTACGCCAAAACTGGGAACGTCTACCAGAGTATGCAGTGCAAGCTTTTGAATATATGAACGAGCACTTTGGGAAGTATCCCTATGATAAGTACTCTTTTATTCAGGGGGGCGACGGCGGCATGGAATATCCCATGGGCACGCTCATTACGGGTAATCGTTCGTTTGGCAGCTTAGTAGGCGTATCGGTTCACGAGCTTATTCATGCCTGGTATCAAGGCGTTTTGGCAAATAACGAAAGCCGCTATCCTTGGTTTGATGAAGGATTTACAACCTATGCCTCTTCAATAGTCATGGATCAGTTATTCAATGGTGGACAAGGAAAAAATCTGCACGAACGCTCCTATCAATCGTATTACAGTATTATTGAAGATGGTAAACAAGAAGCGCTCGACACCCATGCCGATCACTTCCATACAAACCGCGCTTACGGAACGGCTTCCTATTCAACCGGTGCGATATTCTTAAATCAACTGCGCTATATTATTGGCGGTGAGACTTTTGATCAGGGTATGAAAACCTTTTTCAATGAGTGGAAGTTTAAACACCCTGATGGGCGGGATTTTCTGCGCGTGATGGAGGAAGAGTCTGATATGGTGCTCGATTGGTATTACCAATATTTCATCGAGAGCACCAAGCATATCGATTATGGCATCAACTCGGTTTTAGGTGTTGAAGGATCGACTTATGTAACGCTAAAGCGTGAGGACTTAATGCCCATGCCTATTGACTTAATGGTTACGTATCAGGATGGAAGCAAGGAGCAGTTTTACATTCCAATGCGCATTATGCAGAATGAAAAACCGAATGAAAATCCGGATACCCCACGTACTATCAAAAGGGATTGGCCGTGGGTGAATCCAACGTATACAGTAGAAATTGAGCGTTCTCCAAGTGAAATTCAAAAGATTGAGATCGATCCTACAAAACGAATGGCTGATATCAATCGTGATAACAATGTTATTGAGATGGATGAGTATTTGAATCCCATCCAAAACTGA